A region of uncultured Desulfobacter sp. DNA encodes the following proteins:
- a CDS encoding SWIM zinc finger family protein, translating to MHYEYPKYVSVAEKRAKAEKKLATLKKKNPGIQPVVIEGQALAKTWWGKAWNKNLERYADYANRIDRGRSYVRHGAVLDLQITPGKITGLVTGSASTPYRVTITIKPIPIEQWQHIKNECKGKMEGIKQLMAGKFPKALEDLFTQKGKGIFPSPKDIELDCSCPDRAVMCKHVAAVLYGIGARLDQDPALFFVLRKAKVSDLVAETVQESKKDLLNRSVKKSSRVIDEETQNLSDMFGIDIDMDDAPRLPPAKTKPAGNAPVKPVKPVKSGTDKAKPGRPKAARAKNKSSRPTGTARGTDSAKIKNAADIETLFKRRTKHHTTAAEVIEKSDMDPQKVRNILFRLLNQGKLERVSRGVYKWVRPEGL from the coding sequence ATGCATTACGAGTATCCCAAATATGTAAGCGTGGCCGAAAAACGGGCAAAAGCTGAAAAAAAGCTTGCAACTTTAAAAAAGAAGAATCCCGGCATTCAACCCGTGGTCATTGAAGGCCAGGCCCTGGCAAAAACCTGGTGGGGCAAAGCCTGGAACAAAAACCTGGAACGGTACGCAGATTATGCCAATCGAATCGACCGTGGCCGCAGCTATGTCCGGCACGGGGCGGTCTTGGACCTTCAAATCACGCCCGGCAAGATCACGGGCCTGGTCACGGGGAGTGCAAGCACCCCCTATCGGGTCACCATCACCATTAAACCCATTCCCATAGAACAATGGCAGCACATCAAAAATGAATGCAAGGGAAAAATGGAGGGCATCAAGCAACTGATGGCCGGCAAATTCCCCAAGGCGCTTGAAGACCTGTTTACCCAAAAAGGCAAAGGTATTTTCCCTTCCCCCAAAGACATTGAACTGGATTGTTCCTGCCCGGACCGGGCAGTCATGTGCAAACATGTGGCCGCCGTACTATACGGGATCGGAGCCCGCCTGGATCAGGATCCGGCCCTGTTCTTCGTTTTGAGAAAAGCCAAGGTCAGCGATCTGGTTGCCGAAACCGTCCAAGAGAGCAAAAAAGATCTTCTCAACCGATCTGTAAAAAAATCCTCAAGAGTTATTGATGAAGAAACCCAGAATCTGTCGGATATGTTCGGAATCGACATTGATATGGACGACGCGCCACGCCTGCCGCCGGCAAAGACCAAACCTGCGGGTAACGCACCCGTCAAACCTGTCAAACCTGTCAAATCAGGGACTGATAAAGCAAAACCAGGTCGGCCAAAGGCTGCAAGGGCCAAGAACAAGTCTTCCCGGCCCACTGGCACCGCAAGGGGAACCGATTCCGCAAAAATTAAAAATGCCGCCGACATTGAAACCCTGTTTAAACGACGCACAAAACACCATACAACGGCTGCCGAAGTTATCGAGAAATCGGACATGGATCCGCAAAAGGTCAGAAATATTTTGTTCAGGCTTCTGAATCAAGGTAAACTGGAACGGGTATCAAGGGGCGTTTATAAATGGGTCCGGCCGGAAGGGCTTTAG
- a CDS encoding diguanylate cyclase, translated as MENQYTILAVDDTKSNIAMLLTHLGQQYNVIPALNGKRALAIAQKKQIDLILLDIIMPEIDGYEVCTLLKENELTRDIPVIFITAQTEEDAIEKAYDAGGIDYVTKPFRPRELLARIRRELTLQRLIKDLEASKEELRILATTDPMTKLYNRRSFADISANLLGQSKRESQNMSVLMIDIDKFKGINDAHGHDVGDAVIISMADNLRNMSRKGDIVCRYGGEEFVLLLPNTQIAGACILGEKIRQHFQESAVKIKSGGQLHVTISIGATEVDVQVEKNLEPALKRADAALYQAKEGGRNKLVTFLGA; from the coding sequence ATGGAAAATCAATACACCATTCTAGCGGTAGATGACACGAAAAGCAATATAGCGATGCTGCTGACACATTTGGGTCAACAATACAACGTCATTCCAGCCCTCAACGGCAAAAGAGCTTTGGCCATTGCCCAAAAAAAACAAATTGATCTGATCCTTCTGGATATCATAATGCCGGAAATAGACGGTTATGAGGTGTGCACCCTGTTGAAAGAAAATGAACTCACAAGGGATATCCCTGTGATTTTCATCACCGCCCAAACAGAGGAAGATGCCATTGAAAAGGCTTATGACGCCGGTGGAATCGATTATGTAACCAAACCGTTCAGACCCAGGGAATTATTGGCGCGGATAAGACGAGAATTGACGCTGCAGCGGTTAATAAAGGACCTGGAAGCCTCAAAAGAAGAATTACGGATTCTGGCGACTACAGACCCCATGACAAAACTCTACAATCGAAGATCTTTTGCCGATATCTCTGCTAATCTTCTAGGTCAGAGCAAACGGGAGTCCCAAAACATGTCAGTTCTGATGATCGACATTGACAAATTTAAAGGCATTAATGACGCCCATGGCCATGATGTAGGGGACGCAGTCATTATCAGCATGGCTGATAATTTGCGGAATATGTCGAGAAAAGGAGATATCGTATGTCGCTATGGCGGAGAGGAATTTGTTTTGCTGCTCCCCAATACGCAGATTGCTGGGGCCTGCATACTTGGTGAAAAAATCAGGCAGCATTTCCAGGAATCTGCTGTTAAAATCAAATCCGGCGGACAACTTCACGTTACAATAAGTATCGGGGCAACCGAGGTCGATGTACAAGTTGAAAAAAACCTGGAGCCGGCACTTAAGAGAGCGGACGCCGCCCTCTATCAAGCCAAAGAGGGTGGAAGAAACAAACTTGTCACGTTCTTAGGTGCTTAG
- a CDS encoding transporter substrate-binding domain-containing protein, translated as MKKSLYCRLFAFTLLIILSLFFSTSDAEIRQSFTEKEQAFLKEHPKVSIAILPDNGPISYVENEKHKGYVNDLLSLLENKTGLQFDKKIGFWPDNLKNFQDRQVDVITDISYKKERESFTLYTTQYYEIPTVIFVRDDFGPYHGLQSLQGKSIGIQKAIFYEKELMELGGINLVRFAGMAEQIKALAYGKVDAIIQNLPASNYFIRKNGLTNLKIVDEFKLGDVGREDLRLGIIPDQPLLHTILQKGLDAVSDAEWDQLANRWIGVKFDRRDAAGIIQLTQKEKAFISKHPTIHLGTSTDLEPYALLDKNGKLTGLAPDLIQQINQKTGLNIELVNDTWLRITQKVKQGTLSGQIPLPRGKERGTYLLFSDPIMAEQFIVIVKAGNPLNLSSVKDLDHRRMAILSNAPKMKEIIKSVTDPQIIHKDTVREIINAVISGEADSAVFGRNLLSIAQQMGVLNYIDLAFPIGSPLYSSIATRKEWPELHSIINKALQSISRQEMTYLQARWIIPLNFKTQGDPAIQLTLEEKKFLEDHPVIRVHNDQDWEPYNFNHNHRPLGYSIDKMNMLAEKLAITIKYVSGPSWVEFVEMLKNKQIDVIGNMMKTANREKFALFTTHPMVNEKQEIFARKGYYFPDLKSLEGKIVGVIEGSWHQELLAKRYPNIKQLRVNNSREALRAVALGRADATIDNHSVLLQVMNKMSMYDVVPVGDALFPDIIKYRERIGVRKDWPLLVSALDKAMDSISYKEEQALRQKWLGSNNKNNVEINLTTEEQSKLNLTHTEQEFLRAHPVQKIHMEENYSPFSYRKADGEFSGYSIAYAKLVTERLGIEFQFSHNETWDEAIQNLKTKQIDIIGQIINTEERRKFALFTDTYMSHSWGITTQSKNADWYRLETLSGKTAGVIKGYLIENLLNTYYPQIKLRTYRTHNDLLNAVHSGELDAAISTYEVMKYHIISLSIPDLVSFQIRNSPSLTTSPASFAIRKDWPLLRSAIQKAMDSITVDELTTMQSIWFGAGTPASHETKHIDLTAEESSWMKNHGKIRMCVAPDWMPYEGIKDGKHTGIAGDIMRLIGERAGLRLHLVESKTWEESLQRFKDRQCDIIPMISQAASHNDYMNYTTPYLTSHTVFIGTATHPYLAEPLEILDKKIVLVPGYSITELLKKDFPGLNSIEAKNYTQAYRMVSDGRADLTADYLLSAGDRIQSMGVYNLKIIGNAPYKKNLYIGVQKDLPLLYHILNKAVTSLTEQDINNILSQWKSVRYEHEFDYSLLWKALAVVLPLFAVILYWMRRLSIMNRQITLAKEQAEKATRAKSDFLANMSHEIRTPMNGIIGMAYLALQTDLNDEQRNYVLRIDSSAKALLGIINDILDFSKIEAGKLTIETTGFDLFRAVDRVVNLIEQRAHEKGLELIVQYAPSIARYYVGDKLRISQILVNLMGNAVKFTEQGEVGLYIRETEKNRIRFEIKDTGIGLSAEQRDKLFHSFSQADDTTTRKYGGTGLGLSISKQLVSLMNGTIWVESELGKGSSFIFEIELTRDPAKKEAHQTFDGKKVLVVDDSTTWHETLKNTLGLFGLQADSAYSGLEAVTMLQTCVTPYDLILMDWQMPKIDGIQTARKIKEMCKACRQDKDCTKEQPPTVIMLSSFRQDTVVQEAKAEGINFFLQKPINPSDLYDVLSCVFMGEIRASYREQLQHESLAGEIRKLTGSQILLVEDTVTNQEIVQGLLQHSGILIDVANNGKEAVMAHDQNPGKYELILMDIQMPVMDGYEATRLIRKRDKDIPIIALTANAMKDDIIRTKKMGMNDHLNKPIDFEKFYKTLLQYISAKESTPSQVVPAKTMGRNEEITLPGFELIDVAKGLKNMAGNEKLYKKIIWDFKNDYTGLILENLDDDLFRKTVHTIKGLSANIGATALYEVAKKMDETGDRTLVPEFYEALARLIAEIEEKLPETEPAPDRTAHMSFEKGQDLLARLKEAIKSMQPVRYEPLLEELARYRFPSETNDVVSGVRAALDEYDFDRALEIIAKI; from the coding sequence ATGAAAAAATCACTGTACTGCCGATTATTTGCTTTCACTCTTCTGATCATACTGAGTCTTTTTTTCAGCACCAGCGATGCTGAAATCCGACAATCCTTCACAGAAAAAGAACAGGCATTTCTCAAGGAACATCCAAAGGTCAGCATTGCCATTTTACCGGATAATGGCCCTATTTCATATGTGGAAAATGAAAAGCACAAGGGTTATGTCAATGATCTGCTATCGCTTCTGGAGAACAAAACCGGTTTGCAGTTCGACAAAAAAATCGGTTTTTGGCCTGACAATCTGAAAAACTTTCAGGACCGACAAGTAGATGTCATTACTGATATCTCTTACAAAAAAGAGCGTGAATCGTTCACCTTGTATACCACCCAATATTATGAAATTCCCACGGTTATCTTTGTCCGGGACGATTTTGGGCCTTACCATGGATTGCAGAGTCTGCAGGGAAAATCAATCGGTATTCAGAAAGCTATTTTTTACGAAAAAGAGCTGATGGAACTGGGCGGTATAAACCTTGTGAGATTTGCCGGCATGGCAGAACAGATCAAGGCTCTTGCCTATGGAAAAGTGGATGCCATCATACAAAACCTCCCCGCATCTAACTATTTTATCCGCAAAAACGGTCTCACCAATCTCAAAATTGTAGATGAGTTCAAATTAGGGGATGTGGGCCGGGAAGATCTTCGGTTGGGTATCATACCGGACCAGCCACTGCTCCACACCATTTTGCAGAAAGGACTGGATGCCGTAAGTGACGCAGAATGGGACCAGCTGGCCAATCGCTGGATCGGAGTTAAGTTTGACAGAAGAGATGCTGCGGGAATCATTCAGCTGACACAGAAAGAAAAGGCTTTTATCAGCAAACACCCCACCATACACCTGGGGACATCCACAGATCTTGAGCCATACGCACTCCTCGACAAAAACGGAAAACTCACAGGCCTGGCACCGGATTTGATTCAGCAGATCAACCAGAAAACCGGTTTAAATATAGAACTGGTCAATGACACCTGGCTTCGGATAACCCAAAAAGTGAAACAAGGCACATTGTCCGGACAAATACCTTTGCCCCGGGGAAAAGAACGGGGAACATATCTCCTTTTTTCGGACCCCATCATGGCCGAACAATTTATCGTTATCGTCAAAGCGGGAAATCCTTTGAACCTCAGCTCTGTTAAGGATTTGGATCATAGGCGAATGGCAATACTAAGCAATGCGCCAAAGATGAAAGAAATCATTAAATCCGTAACCGATCCCCAAATCATCCATAAAGATACAGTGCGTGAAATAATTAACGCAGTCATTTCAGGAGAGGCGGACAGTGCTGTCTTTGGACGCAACCTTCTTTCCATTGCCCAGCAGATGGGGGTACTTAATTATATTGACCTGGCGTTTCCCATCGGAAGCCCTTTATATTCAAGCATTGCCACGCGAAAAGAGTGGCCGGAACTGCACAGCATTATCAATAAGGCACTACAGAGTATTTCCCGACAGGAGATGACGTATCTCCAGGCCCGCTGGATTATTCCGTTAAATTTCAAAACGCAGGGAGACCCAGCCATTCAATTAACCCTTGAAGAAAAAAAATTCCTGGAAGATCACCCGGTCATCCGGGTACACAACGACCAGGACTGGGAACCCTATAACTTCAACCATAACCACCGCCCCCTGGGCTACAGCATTGACAAAATGAACATGCTGGCAGAGAAACTGGCGATCACAATTAAATATGTCAGCGGCCCAAGTTGGGTAGAATTTGTCGAAATGTTGAAAAACAAGCAGATTGATGTGATCGGCAATATGATGAAAACAGCAAACAGGGAGAAGTTTGCGCTGTTCACCACGCACCCCATGGTCAACGAAAAGCAGGAGATTTTTGCACGGAAAGGGTACTATTTCCCTGATCTAAAGTCTTTGGAAGGAAAAATTGTAGGCGTGATTGAAGGCTCCTGGCACCAGGAACTATTAGCGAAACGCTACCCGAATATAAAACAGCTCAGGGTTAACAATTCCAGGGAGGCCTTGCGGGCGGTAGCCCTGGGACGTGCTGATGCCACCATTGACAACCATTCGGTGCTTCTCCAGGTAATGAACAAAATGTCCATGTATGATGTGGTCCCTGTTGGCGATGCCCTTTTCCCCGATATTATCAAATACCGTGAACGTATCGGTGTGCGCAAGGACTGGCCGCTGCTGGTCAGTGCCCTCGACAAGGCCATGGACAGCATCAGCTACAAAGAAGAACAGGCCCTGCGGCAGAAATGGCTGGGCAGCAACAATAAAAACAATGTTGAAATCAACCTTACAACTGAAGAACAATCAAAGCTTAACCTGACCCACACAGAGCAGGAATTTCTCCGTGCACATCCTGTCCAAAAAATCCATATGGAGGAAAACTATTCGCCATTTTCCTACCGCAAGGCAGACGGCGAATTTAGCGGCTACTCCATCGCTTACGCAAAACTTGTCACCGAACGTCTGGGTATTGAGTTTCAATTCTCCCACAATGAGACCTGGGACGAAGCGATCCAGAATCTGAAAACCAAACAGATCGATATCATTGGTCAGATCATCAATACAGAAGAACGGCGTAAATTCGCCCTTTTTACTGACACCTATATGTCCCATTCCTGGGGGATTACCACCCAAAGCAAGAATGCGGACTGGTACAGACTCGAAACGCTTTCTGGTAAAACGGCAGGCGTCATCAAAGGCTACCTGATCGAAAATCTGCTCAACACGTATTACCCCCAGATTAAATTGCGCACTTACAGGACTCATAACGATCTGCTGAACGCAGTCCACTCCGGCGAGTTGGATGCTGCCATCTCAACCTACGAGGTAATGAAGTATCACATTATCTCTCTTTCCATTCCAGACCTGGTTTCATTTCAGATCCGGAATAGCCCGTCTCTTACGACAAGCCCGGCGAGCTTTGCAATACGCAAGGATTGGCCCCTGCTTCGCTCCGCTATCCAAAAAGCCATGGACAGCATTACGGTTGACGAATTAACAACAATGCAGTCCATATGGTTCGGTGCAGGAACACCGGCATCACACGAAACCAAGCACATTGATCTTACCGCTGAAGAGAGCTCCTGGATGAAAAATCATGGAAAGATCCGCATGTGCGTTGCCCCCGACTGGATGCCTTACGAAGGAATCAAGGACGGCAAGCACACAGGTATTGCCGGGGATATCATGCGTCTGATCGGTGAACGCGCGGGATTGAGATTACACCTGGTAGAAAGTAAGACCTGGGAAGAATCATTGCAACGATTCAAGGATAGGCAGTGCGATATCATTCCCATGATCAGTCAGGCTGCGTCACACAACGACTATATGAACTACACCACACCCTACCTGACCAGCCACACGGTATTTATCGGCACGGCCACGCATCCTTATCTCGCTGAACCCCTTGAGATTTTAGATAAAAAAATAGTGCTGGTTCCCGGCTACAGCATTACGGAACTTTTGAAAAAAGATTTTCCGGGTCTTAACAGTATCGAGGCAAAAAATTATACCCAAGCCTATAGAATGGTGTCCGATGGGCGGGCGGACCTGACTGCGGACTACCTGCTGAGTGCCGGTGACCGCATCCAGAGTATGGGGGTATACAATCTTAAAATTATAGGCAATGCACCCTATAAAAAAAATCTGTACATCGGTGTGCAAAAAGACCTGCCACTGCTGTATCATATCCTAAATAAAGCTGTCACGTCCCTGACGGAGCAGGACATTAACAATATCCTTTCGCAATGGAAATCGGTCCGTTATGAGCATGAATTTGACTACAGCCTGCTTTGGAAAGCACTCGCTGTTGTTTTGCCGTTATTTGCAGTAATACTGTACTGGATGCGGCGGCTATCCATCATGAACAGGCAAATCACCTTGGCAAAAGAACAGGCGGAAAAAGCAACCCGGGCCAAATCCGATTTTCTGGCCAATATGTCACATGAGATTCGAACGCCGATGAACGGCATTATAGGCATGGCTTACCTGGCTCTTCAGACGGATTTGAACGATGAACAACGCAATTATGTTCTGAGAATCGACAGCAGTGCAAAGGCCCTGCTGGGCATCATCAACGACATACTCGACTTCAGCAAGATCGAGGCCGGAAAACTGACGATTGAGACAACCGGTTTTGACCTGTTCCGGGCCGTGGACAGGGTGGTCAATCTCATTGAGCAGCGCGCCCATGAAAAGGGGTTGGAACTTATTGTTCAATATGCCCCATCCATTGCCAGGTACTATGTTGGGGATAAACTTCGTATCTCTCAAATTCTCGTAAACCTGATGGGGAATGCCGTAAAATTCACGGAACAAGGAGAGGTCGGGCTCTATATCCGTGAAACCGAAAAAAACCGCATTCGATTTGAAATCAAAGATACCGGGATCGGCCTGTCGGCTGAACAACGGGACAAACTTTTCCACTCATTCTCCCAGGCTGACGACACCACCACCAGAAAATACGGCGGAACCGGCCTGGGGCTTTCCATCAGCAAACAGCTGGTCAGCCTGATGAACGGCACGATCTGGGTGGAAAGTGAACTTGGCAAGGGAAGCAGCTTTATTTTTGAAATCGAGCTAACCAGGGATCCTGCGAAAAAGGAAGCGCATCAAACCTTTGACGGTAAAAAGGTTCTTGTTGTTGATGACAGCACGACATGGCATGAAACCCTGAAAAACACCCTGGGGCTGTTTGGGCTCCAGGCGGATTCGGCCTATAGCGGTCTTGAGGCCGTGACAATGCTCCAAACCTGTGTCACGCCATATGACCTGATCCTTATGGATTGGCAGATGCCGAAAATAGACGGGATTCAAACTGCCAGGAAAATAAAGGAAATGTGTAAGGCGTGCCGACAGGATAAGGACTGCACAAAAGAGCAGCCGCCAACCGTCATCATGCTCAGCAGTTTCCGGCAGGATACGGTTGTCCAGGAGGCCAAGGCGGAAGGTATTAATTTTTTTCTGCAAAAACCCATAAACCCATCGGACCTGTATGATGTCCTGTCCTGTGTATTTATGGGTGAAATCCGGGCAAGTTACCGGGAGCAATTACAGCATGAAAGTCTTGCCGGAGAGATCAGAAAGTTGACGGGATCGCAAATCCTCTTGGTTGAAGATACCGTTACGAATCAGGAAATTGTCCAAGGGCTTCTGCAGCACAGCGGCATCCTCATTGATGTGGCAAACAACGGCAAGGAGGCGGTGATGGCTCATGATCAGAACCCGGGAAAATATGAGCTGATACTGATGGATATACAGATGCCTGTGATGGACGGATACGAAGCAACCCGACTGATTCGGAAACGAGACAAAGATATCCCCATCATCGCCCTAACCGCCAATGCTATGAAAGACGATATTATTAGAACGAAAAAAATGGGGATGAATGACCATCTGAATAAACCCATTGATTTTGAAAAATTTTATAAAACCTTGCTGCAGTATATCTCCGCCAAAGAAAGCACCCCGTCACAGGTTGTGCCGGCAAAGACAATGGGCCGGAATGAGGAGATAACATTGCCCGGGTTTGAGTTGATAGATGTGGCCAAGGGGCTGAAAAATATGGCCGGAAATGAAAAACTTTATAAAAAGATTATCTGGGACTTCAAAAATGATTATACCGGCTTAATCCTCGAAAATCTGGATGATGACCTATTTAGAAAGACGGTGCATACAATCAAAGGTTTATCCGCCAATATCGGTGCAACGGCTTTGTATGAGGTTGCAAAAAAAATGGATGAAACCGGTGACAGAACCCTGGTACCCGAATTTTATGAAGCGCTTGCCCGGCTGATTGCGGAGATTGAAGAGAAATTGCCGGAAACCGAACCGGCTCCGGACCGGACAGCTCACATGTCTTTCGAGAAAGGCCAGGATCTGTTGGCCCGGCTCAAGGAGGCGATCAAGTCAATGCAGCCTGTCCGATATGAACCGCTGTTAGAAGAACTGGCCCGATACCGGTTCCCAAGTGAAACCAATGACGTGGTCTCCGGTGTCAGGGCGGCTCTTGACGAGTACGACTTTGACCGGGCTTTAGAAATAATAGCAAAGATATAA
- a CDS encoding DEAD/DEAH box helicase: MTDKTKEQPVVSVMPDQALVLEWETVKGTASPDQIQYLNKISQTAEARKGDWLYDLGFKQFPLDFSASLDYFLRFSRCFVRELLKTAELETLRQDAIIGLPPGLVNDFISACPLMAGSEYVTAGMLEELWHGFNGTFSRDIKNFKGRVSDYFREKNPDLHPAGRVFFHLVENKNSDLPFAFMATYSAGMGANGKPKHLPLKHAIETHDDDALLTLLSTVYKAAEQSRIVADLIESGELFHPLAWDGDEAFAFLKEIPDYEACGVLCRIPDWWKQTASTPSVTISLGDKKPSLAGLDAILDFKVSVGLGHLELSRQEVEAILEETQGLAFIKNKWVAVDPEKLRQALKACDSIEDLAAPGMTLGTAMRARLVPEKILGREADGQVEVCVSNGTWLTSVLEKMTHPEQIDPVVPDKGFKAALRPYQSKGVNWLNFLASYGFGACLADDMGLGKTVQILAWLSTFPSNQKRPATLLVVPASLISNWQSEINRFLPGLKTCVAHPGFSSSAPQPDKTPKNKEFKLTKTQLNTLDLVITSYTLVKKYDWLAKYSWHCLILDEAQAIKNPGTQQTRAVKALPAAHRIVMTGTPVENRLSDLWSLFDFLNPGLLGNKTEFSNFAKTLKDNPNGYARLRQMIFPYILRRLKTDKTVIKDLPDKVEMKVFADLSPKQVVLYKKAVKDLKQAIETSEGIQRKGLVLSFLLRFKQLCNHPDQLTGSGDFKAAHSGKFMRLGSICETVYEKRERVLVFTQFKEMTEPLRVFLETIFHHPGLVLHGSVPVAKRKKLIQTFQDNAYCPFMVLSLKAGGVGLNLTRANHVVHFDRWWNPAVENQATDRAFRIGQTKNVLVHKFVTRGTIEEKIDLMISEKQALADQVVTSSAEGLITEMDDQDLLDLFQLSLPE, translated from the coding sequence TTGACGGACAAAACTAAAGAACAACCGGTTGTTTCGGTGATGCCGGACCAGGCATTGGTGCTTGAATGGGAAACGGTAAAAGGCACAGCTTCCCCGGACCAAATACAGTACCTGAATAAAATTTCTCAAACGGCTGAAGCACGAAAAGGCGACTGGCTGTACGACCTGGGTTTTAAGCAATTTCCCTTGGATTTTTCAGCTTCCCTGGACTATTTCCTGCGGTTTTCCCGCTGTTTTGTCCGGGAGTTGTTAAAAACGGCCGAACTTGAAACCCTGAGGCAGGACGCTATCATCGGCCTACCGCCGGGGCTTGTCAACGATTTTATTTCAGCCTGTCCCCTGATGGCCGGGTCCGAATATGTAACCGCCGGTATGCTTGAAGAGCTTTGGCATGGGTTTAATGGGACATTTTCCCGTGACATCAAAAATTTCAAGGGCCGGGTCAGCGACTATTTCCGAGAGAAAAACCCCGATCTTCACCCGGCAGGCCGGGTGTTTTTCCATCTGGTGGAAAATAAAAATTCAGATCTGCCCTTTGCCTTTATGGCCACCTATTCCGCGGGCATGGGGGCCAATGGGAAACCCAAGCACCTGCCCCTGAAACATGCCATTGAAACCCATGACGATGATGCGCTTTTAACCCTTTTATCCACGGTGTACAAGGCGGCTGAACAAAGCCGGATTGTGGCGGATCTCATTGAATCCGGCGAGCTGTTCCACCCCCTGGCCTGGGATGGGGATGAGGCCTTTGCCTTTCTAAAAGAGATACCTGATTATGAGGCCTGCGGTGTGCTCTGCCGGATCCCGGACTGGTGGAAACAAACTGCTTCCACGCCCAGTGTGACGATCTCTCTGGGGGACAAAAAACCGTCCTTGGCCGGGCTGGATGCCATTCTTGATTTCAAGGTCAGTGTAGGATTGGGCCATCTGGAATTGTCCAGGCAGGAGGTTGAAGCCATCTTAGAAGAAACCCAGGGCCTGGCGTTTATCAAAAACAAATGGGTGGCCGTGGACCCGGAAAAGCTCAGGCAGGCCCTGAAAGCCTGTGACAGTATTGAGGACCTGGCTGCCCCGGGCATGACCCTGGGAACCGCCATGCGGGCACGCTTGGTTCCGGAAAAGATTCTTGGCCGGGAGGCTGACGGACAGGTGGAGGTCTGTGTCTCCAACGGCACATGGCTGACATCTGTGCTGGAAAAAATGACCCACCCGGAACAGATTGATCCGGTGGTTCCGGACAAAGGCTTCAAGGCGGCATTGCGGCCCTACCAGTCCAAGGGCGTTAACTGGCTGAACTTTTTGGCATCTTACGGATTCGGGGCCTGCCTGGCTGACGATATGGGGTTGGGAAAAACCGTCCAGATCCTGGCATGGCTGAGCACTTTTCCTTCAAACCAGAAACGCCCGGCAACGCTCCTGGTGGTGCCCGCCTCTCTGATTTCAAACTGGCAGTCGGAAATCAACCGGTTCTTGCCCGGCCTCAAAACCTGTGTGGCCCACCCTGGTTTTTCATCATCGGCTCCGCAGCCAGACAAGACCCCCAAAAACAAGGAATTCAAGCTCACCAAAACCCAGCTGAACACCCTGGACCTGGTCATCACCAGCTACACCCTGGTGAAAAAATACGACTGGCTTGCCAAGTATTCCTGGCACTGTCTGATCCTGGACGAGGCCCAGGCCATTAAAAACCCCGGCACCCAGCAGACCCGGGCGGTCAAAGCGCTGCCGGCCGCCCACCGGATCGTCATGACCGGCACACCGGTGGAAAACCGGCTGTCAGACCTGTGGTCCTTATTTGATTTTTTAAATCCCGGGCTTTTGGGCAATAAAACGGAATTTTCCAATTTTGCCAAAACCCTGAAAGACAATCCCAACGGATATGCCAGACTGCGCCAGATGATCTTTCCCTATATTCTGCGCCGCCTGAAAACCGATAAGACCGTCATCAAAGATCTGCCGGACAAAGTGGAGATGAAGGTCTTTGCCGATTTAAGCCCCAAACAGGTGGTGCTGTATAAAAAAGCGGTCAAGGATTTAAAACAAGCCATTGAAACATCAGAAGGCATCCAGCGCAAAGGTCTGGTGCTCTCCTTTCTTCTCCGATTCAAACAATTGTGCAACCACCCGGACCAGCTCACAGGCTCCGGGGATTTCAAGGCTGCCCACAGCGGGAAATTCATGCGCCTGGGCAGTATCTGCGAAACCGTTTATGAAAAACGGGAACGGGTACTCGTATTCACCCAGTTCAAAGAGATGACAGAGCCGTTGCGGGTTTTTCTTGAAACCATATTCCATCATCCGGGACTCGTGCTCCACGGATCCGTGCCTGTTGCAAAACGAAAAAAACTGATACAAACGTTCCAGGACAATGCCTATTGCCCATTTATGGTGCTTTCGCTAAAGGCAGGGGGCGTGGGCCTGAACCTGACCCGGGCCAACCATGTGGTCCATTTTGACAGATGGTGGAACCCGGCCGTGGAAAACCAGGCCACGGACAGGGCGTTTCGCATCGGGCAGACCAAAAATGTTTTGGTGCATAAGTTTGTCACCCGGGGCACCATTGAGGAAAAAATTGATTTGATGATCAGTGAAAAACAGGCTCTTGCCGACCAGGTGGTCACATCGTCCGCCGAAGGACTGATCACAGAAATGGATGATCAAGACCTGCTCGACCTGTTCCAGCTCTCCTTGCCGGAATAA